The following proteins come from a genomic window of Nothobranchius furzeri strain GRZ-AD chromosome 1, NfurGRZ-RIMD1, whole genome shotgun sequence:
- the si:ch211-247j9.1 gene encoding rho GTPase-activating protein 24 isoform X1 has product MELHCLPTGSPTTASSCSTDLLYDNCPPFAQRDKAREKEIEIKVVCPVVTRPSKPSSPQSGLVPALAEVQTVVGGGRGLELWPDHSYCSCTGVLGGQAWESDPSSGMNKVRGQQGVKWRAEDGAYLSHSPSQSEEHRSALSLYDNLMDTGLIGSLQEVSDMETSLQEYAYRVPEELILNDAVSIDKSPWSSCEVFLNKGCSSKQDWNPDQDKEQEQDPELDSGPCESVQEDQLSQTDCLWPPVKHPKTPPPVPLADPSASALRSLLTGLQQQIIRQREEYEARLVSLEQRNEELQVEVVHLKTNLSQQQHWYQVVQAKIVESERARAAAELRNTTLQKEMEQFFDTFGELNNEAKKTEYIVKSF; this is encoded by the exons ATGGAGCTGCACTGTCTTCCTACTGGGAGCCCCACAACAGCCAGCTCCTGCTCCACGGATCTCCTGTACGACAACTGCCCCCCCTTTGCCCAGCGAGACAAGGCCAGGGAGAAGGAAATAGAGATTAAAGTTGTGTGTCCTGTAGTAACCAGACCCTCGAAGCCCAGCAGCCCTCAGTCGGGTTTGGTCCCTGCTTTGGCTGAGGTTCAGACAGTGGTTGGTGGAGGAAGAGGGCTTGAACTCTGGCCAGATCACAGCTACTGCAGCTGCACAGGCGTCCTGGGAGGACAGGCCTGGGAGTCAGATCCAAGTTCGGGCATGAACAAAGTAAGAGGACAGCAGGGAGTCAAGTGGAGAGCAGAGGATGGAGCTTATCTAAGCCACAGCCCATCCCAGAGCGAGGAGCATCGAAGTGCTCTGTCTCTCTACGATAATCTGATGGATACTGGGTTAATTGGGAGTCTTCAGGAGGTCTCTGATATGGAAACAAGCCTTCAGGAATATGCCTACAGAGTTCCTGAAGAACTGATCCTAAATGATGCTGTAAGTATAGACAAGAGCCCCTGGTCTTCTTGTGAAGTCTTCCTCAATAAAGGTTGTTCCAGTAAGCAGGACTGGAACCCAGACCAGGACAAGGAGCAGGAACAGGATCCAGAGCTGGACTCTGGACCCTGTGAGTCTGTGCAGGAGGACCAGCTGAGCCAAACAGACTGCCTGTGGCCTCCTGTCAAGCACCCGAAGACGCCTCCTCCGGTTCCCCTCGCTGACCCATCAGCTAGTGCTCTACGGAGCCTCCTCACCGGCCTCCAACAGCAGATCATCAGGCAGAGGGAGGAGTACGAAGCCCGACTGGTCAG CCTGGAGCAAAGAAACGAAGAGCTGCAGGTAGAGGTTGTCCACCTGAAGACAAACCTCTCGCAGCAGCAACACTGGTACCAGGTGGTCCAGGCCAAGATTGTGGAGTCTGAGAGGGCCCGCGCTGCGGCTGAGCTCCGAAACACCACGCTGCAAAAGGAGATGGAGCAGTTCTTCGACACCTTTGGAGAACTCAACAATGAGGCGAAGAAGACAGAATATATCGTCAAGAGCTTTTGA
- the si:ch211-247j9.1 gene encoding uncharacterized protein si:ch211-247j9.1 isoform X2 — MELHCLPTGSPTTASSCSTDLLYDNCPPFAQRDKAREKEIEIKVVCPVVTRPSKPSSPQSGLVPALAEVQTVVGGGRGLELWPDHSYCSCTGVLGGQAWESDPSSGMNKVRGQQGVKWRAEDGAYLSHSPSQSEEHRSALSLYDNLMDTGLIGSLQEVSDMETSLQEYAYRVPEELILNDAVSIDKSPWSSCEVFLNKGCSSKQDWNPDQDKEQEQDPELDSGPCESVQEDQLSQTDCLWPPVKHPKTPPPVPLADPSASALRSLLTGLQQQIIRQREEYEARLVSPVGDPRE; from the exons ATGGAGCTGCACTGTCTTCCTACTGGGAGCCCCACAACAGCCAGCTCCTGCTCCACGGATCTCCTGTACGACAACTGCCCCCCCTTTGCCCAGCGAGACAAGGCCAGGGAGAAGGAAATAGAGATTAAAGTTGTGTGTCCTGTAGTAACCAGACCCTCGAAGCCCAGCAGCCCTCAGTCGGGTTTGGTCCCTGCTTTGGCTGAGGTTCAGACAGTGGTTGGTGGAGGAAGAGGGCTTGAACTCTGGCCAGATCACAGCTACTGCAGCTGCACAGGCGTCCTGGGAGGACAGGCCTGGGAGTCAGATCCAAGTTCGGGCATGAACAAAGTAAGAGGACAGCAGGGAGTCAAGTGGAGAGCAGAGGATGGAGCTTATCTAAGCCACAGCCCATCCCAGAGCGAGGAGCATCGAAGTGCTCTGTCTCTCTACGATAATCTGATGGATACTGGGTTAATTGGGAGTCTTCAGGAGGTCTCTGATATGGAAACAAGCCTTCAGGAATATGCCTACAGAGTTCCTGAAGAACTGATCCTAAATGATGCTGTAAGTATAGACAAGAGCCCCTGGTCTTCTTGTGAAGTCTTCCTCAATAAAGGTTGTTCCAGTAAGCAGGACTGGAACCCAGACCAGGACAAGGAGCAGGAACAGGATCCAGAGCTGGACTCTGGACCCTGTGAGTCTGTGCAGGAGGACCAGCTGAGCCAAACAGACTGCCTGTGGCCTCCTGTCAAGCACCCGAAGACGCCTCCTCCGGTTCCCCTCGCTGACCCATCAGCTAGTGCTCTACGGAGCCTCCTCACCGGCCTCCAACAGCAGATCATCAGGCAGAGGGAGGAGTACGAAGCCCGACTGGTCAG CCCAGTGGGAGACCCTCGTGAGTGA